One segment of Desulfosporosinus sp. Sb-LF DNA contains the following:
- a CDS encoding ATPase → MESDILSLLNEVEEVVDHGPKIPMTGKVLVDDTVIFELLDRVRAALPEELTNAKWVLKERQRILDEAEAEAQKLLERGKTYVEKMAVENEVVKQAQSYGEDIVRQAQKFAYDVKSGAVQYADEMLQHVEKSLYETLQSLRKNREELKGLAKEERDQTGNSQRETGE, encoded by the coding sequence GTGGAAAGCGATATCTTGAGTTTGCTCAATGAAGTAGAAGAGGTTGTCGATCACGGGCCTAAAATCCCAATGACGGGGAAGGTTTTGGTTGATGACACTGTGATCTTTGAATTACTAGATCGTGTACGTGCGGCCTTGCCTGAAGAGTTAACCAATGCTAAATGGGTTTTAAAAGAGCGACAACGAATTCTTGACGAAGCAGAAGCGGAAGCCCAGAAGCTTCTCGAACGAGGAAAGACATATGTTGAGAAGATGGCAGTGGAAAACGAAGTAGTTAAGCAAGCCCAGAGCTATGGAGAAGATATTGTTAGGCAGGCGCAAAAGTTTGCCTATGACGTAAAGTCTGGCGCTGTTCAATACGCTGATGAAATGCTCCAGCATGTCGAGAAAAGCCTATATGAGACGCTTCAATCACTTCGTAAAAATCGTGAGGAATTAAAAGGGTTAGCCAAAGAAGAACGGGATCAAACTGGTAATTCCCAAAGGGAGACGGGTGAGTAA
- the rsmD gene encoding 16S rRNA (guanine(966)-N(2))-methyltransferase RsmD, which yields MRIIAGEMRGRQLRAVEGMQTRPTSDKVKGAIFSVLGDKVLDARVLDLFAGTGNLAIEALSRGSREAVLVEKSFSAHQVIRENLERVGVSHKANLLLMDAFKYIHRYPNEVFNLVFLDPPYHKELVSKAILILKESTFLAPGGVIVAETAKDEELNDDIYPFEIRKTGEYGDTMIRYLQRMDI from the coding sequence ATGCGGATTATTGCAGGTGAAATGCGAGGCCGTCAACTGAGGGCCGTAGAAGGAATGCAAACGCGCCCGACCTCTGATAAAGTAAAGGGTGCAATTTTTAGCGTTCTTGGGGACAAGGTCTTAGATGCACGCGTATTAGATCTTTTTGCTGGAACTGGTAACTTAGCGATTGAGGCGCTTTCTCGGGGTTCTCGCGAAGCGGTGTTGGTAGAAAAGAGTTTTAGTGCGCATCAGGTTATCCGAGAAAATCTCGAACGGGTTGGGGTTAGCCATAAGGCTAATCTTCTATTGATGGACGCTTTTAAGTATATACATAGATACCCTAACGAAGTTTTTAACCTTGTTTTTTTGGATCCCCCTTATCATAAGGAACTTGTTTCCAAGGCCATCTTGATTTTAAAGGAATCCACTTTTTTAGCACCTGGCGGTGTCATTGTCGCTGAAACCGCTAAGGATGAAGAACTAAACGATGATATCTATCCGTTTGAAATTCGGAAAACAGGGGAATATGGAGACACAATGATACGGTACTTACAGAGAATGGATATATAA
- the fabK gene encoding enoyl-[acyl-carrier-protein] reductase FabK — MIKTKICELIGIEYPIFQGGMAWVATGELAAAVSESGGLGIIGSGQAPADWLRQEIRKVKAITKKPYGVNVMLMSPFVDEVMQVILEERVPVITTGAGNPGKYVPMLKEVGTKIIPVVASVALAKRLEKAGVDALIAEGMESGGHIGEIGTFPLVPQVVNAVQIPVIAAGGILDGRGLVAALALGAEGVQMGTRFMCAEECTISPLVKDRIIKAKDRATVVTGRSTGHPVRCLDNHFTREIDQHEREGMAPEEIEKLGLGRLRLAMVEGDLENGSIMAGQIAGAVTRLESSAAIIQDIMQSAEREYERLSARFGERRG; from the coding sequence ATGATTAAAACAAAGATATGTGAATTAATTGGAATTGAGTATCCGATTTTTCAAGGCGGAATGGCTTGGGTTGCGACTGGAGAATTAGCTGCAGCGGTCTCGGAAAGTGGGGGCTTGGGCATTATAGGGTCGGGGCAGGCTCCCGCAGATTGGTTGCGTCAAGAAATTCGTAAAGTGAAAGCGATTACTAAAAAGCCTTACGGGGTTAATGTAATGCTAATGTCTCCGTTTGTGGATGAAGTCATGCAGGTAATTCTGGAGGAACGTGTTCCGGTGATTACAACGGGAGCAGGAAATCCCGGGAAATATGTGCCCATGCTGAAAGAAGTCGGCACGAAAATAATTCCCGTAGTGGCTTCTGTCGCATTAGCCAAACGACTGGAAAAGGCTGGGGTTGATGCCTTAATTGCAGAAGGAATGGAGTCCGGCGGACATATCGGAGAAATTGGAACCTTCCCGCTTGTTCCCCAAGTAGTCAATGCTGTTCAAATTCCGGTAATTGCTGCTGGAGGAATCCTTGATGGTCGAGGTTTGGTCGCGGCTTTAGCCCTGGGTGCCGAAGGAGTACAAATGGGGACACGCTTTATGTGCGCAGAGGAATGTACCATTTCACCGCTTGTAAAAGATAGAATTATTAAGGCTAAGGACCGTGCTACTGTGGTTACAGGACGTTCGACTGGTCATCCGGTTCGTTGTTTGGATAATCACTTTACCCGTGAAATAGATCAACATGAACGGGAAGGAATGGCACCTGAAGAGATTGAAAAACTAGGTCTCGGAAGATTACGTTTAGCTATGGTGGAAGGGGATTTAGAGAACGGCTCCATTATGGCGGGTCAAATTGCTGGAGCGGTTACCCGCCTCGAATCTTCAGCAGCAATTATTCAAGACATCATGCAATCTGCTGAACGGGAATACGAGCGTCTCTCTGCACGGTTTGGAGAGAGGAGGGGCTGA
- the gpr gene encoding GPR endopeptidase, with translation MRKKDLYRHLNVQLDLAVEAHQLLRGESGEEISGVLMDEQELEHAKVTIITVETDEGAEAIGKPKGQYITIDAPQIRTNNYLVHESITNILADKLVALMNLKEDASILIVGLGNWNATPDALGPQVIEKTMVTRHLFKLSPDELQGKMRKISAISPGVLGITGIETAEIIRGIAEHVKPDLIIAIDALAAGSLERIGTSIQLADTGIHPGSGVGNRRAGLTEETLGCKVIAIGLPTVVNAAVIAHDVVEGVFEQFVTSPKLYQLYKGIKPEVFAQIIDDVLSPFQGNLMVTPKEIDSLIKTTAKIIAGALAISLHPGIDREDYERYLQ, from the coding sequence ATGAGAAAAAAAGACCTCTATCGACACCTCAATGTTCAGCTTGATTTAGCCGTTGAAGCACATCAGCTCCTTCGTGGGGAAAGTGGGGAAGAAATTTCCGGCGTCCTTATGGATGAACAAGAACTCGAACATGCTAAAGTAACCATCATAACCGTGGAAACTGACGAAGGAGCCGAAGCTATCGGTAAACCCAAAGGACAGTACATAACCATTGATGCCCCTCAAATACGTACAAATAACTACCTTGTCCATGAAAGCATTACCAACATTTTAGCAGATAAATTGGTTGCACTCATGAATCTCAAAGAAGATGCTAGCATTCTGATCGTCGGACTGGGCAACTGGAACGCCACACCTGATGCATTGGGACCTCAAGTCATTGAAAAAACAATGGTTACTCGCCATCTTTTCAAACTTTCTCCCGATGAATTACAAGGTAAAATGCGAAAAATAAGTGCCATTTCACCTGGGGTATTAGGAATAACCGGAATCGAAACCGCCGAAATCATTCGTGGTATCGCTGAACATGTCAAGCCGGATTTAATCATTGCTATTGATGCCCTTGCCGCAGGCTCCCTAGAGCGGATTGGCACAAGTATCCAACTCGCAGATACAGGCATTCATCCTGGTTCAGGCGTAGGAAACCGACGAGCTGGCCTTACCGAAGAAACGTTAGGGTGTAAAGTAATTGCCATTGGTCTTCCAACAGTTGTCAATGCCGCTGTAATTGCCCACGATGTAGTGGAAGGAGTATTTGAGCAATTCGTTACTAGCCCCAAATTATACCAACTTTATAAGGGCATTAAACCAGAAGTATTTGCACAAATCATTGATGATGTACTTTCCCCGTTCCAAGGAAATCTAATGGTTACACCCAAAGAAATTGATTCACTCATTAAAACAACCGCTAAAATCATTGCTGGTGCTCTGGCGATCAGTCTACATCCAGGAATTGATCGCGAAGACTATGAACGTTATTTGCAGTAA
- the rpmF gene encoding 50S ribosomal protein L32 encodes MGVPQHRQSKSRVRKRRAMWKLTAPNHIECPQCHKPKMPHYICPSCGYYNSKVVISVEA; translated from the coding sequence ATGGGTGTTCCTCAACATCGCCAATCGAAATCTAGAGTGCGAAAACGTCGGGCTATGTGGAAACTTACTGCACCAAACCACATCGAATGCCCCCAATGCCATAAACCAAAAATGCCGCATTATATATGTCCTAGCTGTGGATATTACAATTCTAAGGTCGTTATTTCTGTTGAAGCATAA
- a CDS encoding acetate kinase, protein MKILVINCGSSSLKYQLIDMVTKNPIGKGLVERIGLQGSVLTHRTGSGEKVVIKDEISNHTVAIKLVLEALVSPEYGAVQDLKEISAIGHRVVHGGEKFSTSVIIDDAVMEALKDCIELAPLHNPPNIAGIKACQKMMPGVPQVAVFDTAFHQTMQPDSYIYGLPYEYYEKYGIRKYGFHGTSHKYVSQRAAILLRKPLEELKLISCHLGNGASITAIKGGKSIETSMGFTPLDGLMMGTRSGTLDPAIVTYIQCRENYNCEQINDFLNNKCGALGVSGVSSDFRDIEVAAAQGNYRAKLALDIFEHDVKLFVGSYAAIMGGVDAIIFTAGVGENAPNTRAGICSNMDYLGISLDLEKNKVRSEEVDVSKADSRCRVLVIPTNEELMIALETLELTQ, encoded by the coding sequence ATGAAAATTCTTGTTATTAACTGTGGAAGTTCTTCACTGAAATATCAGTTGATCGATATGGTCACTAAGAATCCTATCGGTAAAGGCTTGGTAGAGCGCATAGGGCTTCAAGGGTCAGTGTTGACGCATCGGACGGGATCTGGAGAGAAGGTAGTTATTAAGGACGAGATTTCGAATCATACCGTGGCTATTAAGCTCGTACTGGAGGCATTGGTGTCCCCAGAGTATGGTGCTGTTCAAGATTTGAAAGAGATTTCTGCTATAGGTCACCGCGTTGTTCATGGGGGAGAGAAATTTTCAACATCCGTGATTATTGATGACGCGGTCATGGAAGCGCTTAAGGACTGTATCGAGTTGGCACCGCTTCATAACCCTCCCAATATTGCTGGGATTAAAGCATGTCAGAAAATGATGCCTGGGGTTCCTCAAGTGGCAGTTTTTGATACGGCTTTCCATCAAACAATGCAGCCCGATAGCTATATCTATGGATTACCCTATGAGTATTATGAAAAATATGGGATTCGGAAATATGGCTTTCACGGGACATCCCACAAATATGTCAGTCAACGTGCCGCAATTCTTCTGCGAAAACCACTGGAAGAACTGAAGCTAATCAGTTGCCACTTAGGTAATGGTGCTTCGATTACGGCTATCAAGGGAGGAAAATCCATTGAAACATCGATGGGATTTACCCCTTTGGATGGGTTAATGATGGGGACGAGATCGGGAACTTTAGATCCTGCGATTGTTACCTATATACAGTGTCGAGAGAACTACAATTGCGAGCAAATTAATGATTTTCTAAACAATAAATGTGGGGCTTTAGGGGTTTCGGGGGTGAGTAGTGATTTCAGAGACATTGAAGTTGCGGCAGCCCAAGGGAATTACCGCGCGAAGTTAGCGCTAGATATTTTTGAACATGATGTCAAGCTATTTGTTGGCTCCTATGCGGCTATAATGGGTGGGGTTGATGCTATCATATTTACAGCAGGGGTGGGAGAAAATGCACCAAACACGCGTGCTGGAATTTGTAGCAACATGGATTATCTGGGAATAAGTCTTGATCTTGAGAAAAATAAGGTTCGAAGCGAAGAAGTGGACGTTTCCAAAGCAGATTCTCGTTGTCGTGTTCTTGTAATTCCAACCAACGAAGAACTCATGATTGCTTTAGAAACGCTCGAATTAACTCAATAA
- the plsX gene encoding phosphate acyltransferase PlsX produces MRIAVDAMGGDYAPEEIIKGALMAAEASPEVQVILVGQKERIQPFLTGTIPKNLSFYEASEVIEMDEHPANAVRKKKDASIVVATRLVKLGEADAVVSAGSTGAQMAAGLLGLGRIKGIERPAIATVLPTLEGGKLMLDVGANLDATPGQLNQYALMGSIYAKKILGFSNPRVGLLNIGSEEGKGNELTQKTYALLKEAPVNFIGNVEGRDVPYGRADVIVCEGFAGNVLLKTAEGLAGVLFQLIKEKITSNMIRKLGALAVKPGLKEIAQMMDYAEYGGAPLLGVNGISIICHGSSKSKAILNAIRVAKECVQLHLIEQIQEDLPKKPDV; encoded by the coding sequence ATGAGAATAGCAGTAGATGCGATGGGGGGCGATTATGCCCCAGAGGAGATCATTAAAGGGGCACTGATGGCTGCAGAAGCAAGTCCCGAAGTCCAAGTCATTCTCGTAGGACAAAAAGAGCGAATCCAACCCTTTTTGACAGGCACCATTCCTAAAAACCTATCGTTCTATGAAGCATCTGAGGTGATAGAAATGGACGAGCATCCAGCCAATGCTGTTCGTAAGAAAAAGGACGCTTCGATTGTAGTGGCGACGAGATTAGTAAAGCTGGGTGAAGCCGATGCCGTTGTGAGTGCGGGTAGTACTGGTGCACAAATGGCTGCCGGACTTTTGGGCCTAGGGCGTATTAAGGGGATCGAAAGACCTGCCATTGCCACCGTTTTGCCAACGTTGGAAGGCGGAAAACTTATGCTAGATGTAGGTGCTAATCTGGACGCCACACCTGGGCAACTTAACCAATATGCGCTAATGGGTAGCATCTACGCAAAGAAAATCTTGGGGTTTTCAAATCCGCGTGTTGGTCTTCTAAATATAGGGAGTGAAGAGGGAAAAGGTAACGAGCTTACCCAAAAAACCTATGCGCTACTCAAAGAAGCCCCTGTTAATTTTATCGGGAATGTTGAGGGACGGGATGTTCCCTATGGACGTGCAGATGTGATTGTCTGTGAAGGGTTTGCCGGAAATGTGCTGCTTAAAACGGCGGAAGGACTGGCCGGAGTATTATTTCAGCTGATTAAGGAGAAAATTACTTCAAATATGATCCGTAAGTTAGGCGCGCTGGCAGTGAAACCGGGTTTGAAAGAGATCGCTCAGATGATGGACTATGCTGAGTATGGTGGTGCTCCTTTGCTTGGAGTTAATGGAATTAGCATTATTTGCCACGGAAGTTCGAAGTCAAAAGCGATTCTTAATGCAATTCGGGTTGCTAAGGAATGTGTGCAATTGCATTTGATTGAACAGATTCAGGAAGATCTCCCCAAGAAGCCTGATGTATAA
- the fapR gene encoding transcription factor FapR gives MARYCKVERRKVLGEELSKHPFFTDEELAERFGVSVSTIRLDRGELGIPELRERTWAVANEAYSALKSLDNKELIGELVELVVGESACSKLMIDESMVLAKARVARGHYLFAQANSLSIALVDAPMALTGSVELKFVRPVHLGEIVVAQGSVLKRKQNKYWVQVSLNVDSEEVFLGNWILFAIEDPSATGNGDG, from the coding sequence ATGGCTCGATATTGTAAAGTAGAGCGCCGCAAAGTATTGGGAGAGGAACTCTCCAAACATCCATTCTTTACTGATGAGGAGCTTGCGGAAAGGTTTGGGGTGAGTGTCTCAACGATACGTTTAGATCGTGGAGAACTGGGGATTCCTGAATTAAGGGAACGGACCTGGGCAGTAGCTAATGAGGCATATTCTGCGTTGAAGTCTTTAGATAATAAAGAACTGATCGGAGAATTGGTAGAACTCGTTGTTGGAGAGAGCGCTTGTTCAAAGTTGATGATTGATGAGAGTATGGTCTTGGCAAAGGCCAGAGTGGCTCGCGGGCATTATTTATTTGCTCAAGCAAATTCCCTTAGTATTGCCTTAGTAGATGCACCAATGGCTTTGACTGGGAGTGTCGAGTTAAAATTTGTAAGGCCCGTTCACTTAGGTGAGATTGTTGTGGCGCAAGGAAGTGTGCTCAAACGAAAACAAAATAAATATTGGGTCCAAGTATCCTTGAACGTTGATTCTGAGGAAGTATTTCTAGGGAATTGGATTCTATTTGCGATCGAAGATCCTTCAGCTACTGGAAACGGAGATGGATAG
- a CDS encoding DUF177 domain-containing protein encodes MKVNVAQVRHNEGESVRYDLVEDFSLFDLGTEALAFQAPVHVQLQVNNTSKAMLVHGKIQTELNVTCGRCLESFVYPLSLSFQDEWVFRAQATEDLLETALILDKDEIEINERIFEQIVLALPMKFVCSAECQGLCPTCGANRNLTPCNCGQDNIDPRLAALAKWQSND; translated from the coding sequence ATGAAAGTGAATGTAGCCCAGGTTCGTCACAATGAAGGTGAAAGTGTCCGTTATGATTTAGTGGAAGATTTTTCTCTCTTCGATTTGGGAACAGAAGCCCTCGCGTTTCAAGCACCGGTACACGTACAACTTCAAGTAAACAACACAAGTAAAGCAATGCTAGTTCACGGTAAGATTCAAACGGAACTCAATGTGACGTGTGGACGCTGTCTAGAGTCGTTTGTTTATCCATTAAGTCTCTCCTTCCAAGACGAATGGGTTTTCCGCGCTCAGGCTACAGAAGATCTTCTGGAAACTGCACTCATTTTGGACAAAGACGAGATCGAGATCAATGAACGAATCTTTGAACAAATTGTGTTAGCTTTACCGATGAAGTTTGTTTGTTCAGCAGAGTGTCAGGGGCTATGCCCGACCTGTGGTGCAAATCGAAATTTGACCCCATGTAATTGCGGCCAAGACAACATTGACCCTCGGTTAGCAGCACTGGCCAAGTGGCAATCCAATGACTAA
- the fabD gene encoding ACP S-malonyltransferase, whose amino-acid sequence MGKLAFIFPGQGSQYVGMGKELFQTSSGGSACETARGILGNKFINLLEEGPAEELQQTACTQPAILLVSVVAWLQLREAGIKPDYVAGHSLGEYSAHVAAGSLDLATALRVVRRRGELMQEAVPKGLGGMAAILGLSGDQVEEACRLAAVRGVVAPANYNCPGQVVISGEINALDYAIEIAKELGAKRAIPLVVSGPFHSSLMEKVGEELQSVLEGVSWQNPRCPIISNIDATEVTSPFRTVSTLVRQVSGAVRWEQSIRYLLDLGVDTFIECGPGKVLTGLVKKIAPDVNLLRVEDRASLEKSLAYLKESR is encoded by the coding sequence TTGGGTAAGCTAGCCTTTATATTCCCAGGGCAAGGGTCTCAGTATGTCGGAATGGGAAAAGAACTATTTCAGACTTCCAGTGGTGGGAGTGCCTGTGAGACAGCGCGAGGGATTTTAGGAAACAAGTTTATTAATTTACTGGAGGAGGGACCAGCGGAAGAACTTCAACAGACGGCCTGTACTCAACCAGCAATATTACTTGTGAGTGTGGTAGCGTGGCTACAACTACGAGAAGCGGGAATTAAACCGGATTATGTGGCGGGTCATAGTCTCGGTGAGTACTCGGCCCATGTCGCTGCTGGTAGCCTGGACTTGGCTACGGCACTGCGTGTGGTGAGAAGGCGTGGAGAGCTGATGCAAGAAGCGGTTCCAAAGGGTCTAGGGGGAATGGCCGCGATCCTGGGGCTCTCTGGAGATCAAGTGGAAGAGGCATGCCGCCTTGCGGCAGTGCGCGGCGTTGTTGCACCGGCGAATTACAATTGCCCGGGACAAGTGGTTATTTCTGGGGAAATAAACGCATTAGACTATGCCATCGAAATCGCCAAGGAATTGGGGGCCAAACGCGCTATACCGCTTGTAGTAAGTGGCCCGTTTCACTCCAGTCTAATGGAGAAGGTAGGGGAAGAACTACAATCGGTTTTAGAGGGCGTATCTTGGCAAAATCCACGTTGCCCTATCATTTCGAATATTGACGCCACCGAGGTCACCTCTCCGTTTCGTACGGTAAGTACGTTGGTTAGGCAAGTCAGTGGTGCAGTTCGTTGGGAACAATCCATTCGTTACCTTCTAGACTTAGGGGTTGATACCTTTATTGAGTGTGGTCCGGGTAAAGTTTTGACAGGTTTAGTGAAAAAAATTGCCCCTGATGTCAATCTCTTGCGGGTAGAAGACAGGGCGTCCTTGGAAAAGTCACTTGCATATTTGAAGGAGAGTCGTTAA
- the fabG gene encoding 3-oxoacyl-[acyl-carrier-protein] reductase produces MMLNDSVAVVTGSGRGIGRAIALELAAAGAKVVINYAGRSDKAEETVELIRNAGGESLAVQADVSQADDVNRLIQTALDHFGKINILVNNAGITRDSLLLRMKEADWDAVLDTNLKGVYLCTKAVSKAMLKQRSGVIVNISSVVGLSGNAGQANYAAAKAGVIGFSKSIAKEFAPRGIRVNVVAPGYISTEMTETLSEGVQSEIMRAIPLGRIGKAEDVAKVVRFLVSPEASYITGQTLCVDGGMEI; encoded by the coding sequence ATGATGCTGAATGATAGCGTGGCTGTTGTTACTGGGAGCGGTCGAGGGATTGGGCGCGCCATAGCTTTGGAATTAGCAGCGGCGGGGGCGAAGGTTGTTATTAATTATGCAGGTCGTTCCGATAAGGCAGAGGAAACAGTCGAGTTGATTCGTAATGCTGGGGGAGAAAGTCTGGCTGTACAGGCGGATGTAAGCCAAGCGGACGATGTTAATCGATTGATACAGACTGCTTTGGATCACTTCGGTAAGATCAACATTCTCGTCAACAATGCCGGAATCACACGAGATTCACTGTTGCTTCGTATGAAGGAAGCGGATTGGGATGCAGTCTTGGACACTAATCTTAAGGGAGTGTACCTTTGCACCAAAGCAGTGAGCAAAGCAATGCTTAAACAGCGCTCAGGGGTTATTGTTAATATTTCCTCGGTAGTGGGTCTCTCCGGGAATGCGGGACAAGCCAACTATGCAGCGGCCAAAGCAGGGGTTATAGGATTTTCGAAATCTATTGCCAAGGAGTTTGCGCCACGCGGGATTCGTGTCAATGTTGTAGCCCCAGGGTATATTTCCACAGAGATGACGGAAACCTTATCAGAAGGGGTCCAAAGTGAAATTATGCGTGCAATACCGCTCGGTCGCATAGGAAAGGCCGAAGATGTTGCCAAAGTAGTTAGGTTCCTTGTGTCCCCGGAGGCATCTTACATTACAGGGCAGACCTTGTGCGTTGATGGGGGTATGGAAATATAA
- the ylbJ gene encoding sporulation integral membrane protein YlbJ, producing the protein MRTTARVVALSLLAFGMFLYPQEVLSSAGGGLTLWWRFVLPALLPFFILSELLMATGFVHFLGVLLESFMRPVFRLPGQAAFVVAMGYTSGFPMGAVLTARLRQAGEITREEGERLLAFTNNPSPGFMFGAVASGMLGKPTLGILLASSVYVANLIVGILFRFYRCTPGTKRPTRFPSFKRAWQEMKNAQSKDNRAFGQILGDAIQRSTTTVLMVAGFMAFFSVILQLLNIWHITSFLATLIHGVIPVIPSSVWHAFFNGLFEMTLGCQGTIHALPILNQQVALLVLLMGWSGLSVFAQVAGFISGTDIRFYPFVIARTLQGLIALGLSQLFLLIAEVPTTALPIQIPNTSILMWNTWHLSSLVFIGIMTVLLTLALIRHPIR; encoded by the coding sequence ATGCGCACCACTGCCCGCGTCGTAGCTTTAAGTCTCCTGGCCTTCGGCATGTTTCTTTATCCCCAAGAAGTGCTCAGCTCTGCTGGCGGCGGGCTGACCTTGTGGTGGCGTTTCGTCCTTCCCGCCTTACTCCCCTTTTTTATTCTATCTGAACTACTAATGGCAACAGGATTTGTTCATTTCCTCGGTGTCCTACTGGAATCATTCATGCGTCCTGTGTTTCGCCTCCCAGGTCAAGCCGCCTTTGTTGTGGCTATGGGCTACACATCCGGCTTTCCTATGGGAGCGGTTCTGACCGCTCGTCTTCGTCAAGCTGGAGAAATCACCCGTGAGGAAGGTGAACGTCTTTTAGCTTTTACCAATAACCCCAGCCCAGGATTTATGTTTGGTGCCGTCGCCTCCGGGATGTTAGGAAAACCCACGCTAGGCATACTACTCGCAAGTTCTGTTTATGTCGCCAACTTAATTGTTGGGATTCTCTTTCGATTTTATCGTTGCACACCTGGCACTAAACGACCGACGCGATTTCCGTCCTTTAAACGAGCTTGGCAAGAAATGAAAAACGCTCAAAGCAAAGATAACAGAGCTTTCGGGCAAATCCTTGGCGATGCCATCCAACGGAGCACTACAACCGTTCTCATGGTTGCCGGTTTTATGGCCTTTTTCTCAGTGATCCTTCAACTATTAAACATCTGGCATATAACATCATTTTTGGCTACGCTTATTCATGGCGTGATCCCGGTCATTCCTAGTTCCGTATGGCATGCCTTTTTTAACGGCCTTTTTGAAATGACGTTAGGCTGCCAAGGTACTATCCATGCCCTTCCCATCCTCAATCAACAAGTGGCGCTTCTAGTATTACTCATGGGCTGGAGTGGTCTATCTGTATTCGCGCAAGTCGCTGGATTTATTAGTGGAACTGATATACGCTTCTACCCATTCGTAATCGCTCGAACACTTCAAGGTTTAATCGCTCTAGGACTAAGTCAGCTCTTCCTCCTCATTGCCGAAGTACCCACAACAGCTCTCCCTATTCAAATCCCCAACACATCGATTCTTATGTGGAATACGTGGCACTTAAGCTCACTCGTGTTTATCGGGATCATGACCGTTCTTCTCACACTCGCCTTGATCCGGCATCCTATACGGTGA
- a CDS encoding beta-ketoacyl-ACP synthase III, translating into MWSVGIVGTGSYVPENILTNVDLEKIVDTNDEWIITRTGIKERHIAPKDMPVSELCYQAGLRALEDAQVAPEEIDLVLVATITPDYAFPATACLVADRLGAKNAAAFDLEAGCTGFIYGVATASQFVATGMYKKVLVIGGETLSKILNWEDRSTCILFGDGAGAAVLQRVEEGFGLLSFELGSDGSGGKLLSQPAGGSKLPASLETIEKNLHTVQMEGKEVYKFAVRIMGEVSVNVLEKAGLTKDDIDLLVPHQANMRIVDAAVKRLGISPDKVVINLDKYGNMSAASIPVALDEAVKAGRLAEGDIVVMVGFGTGLTWGACVLKWTKVGIQG; encoded by the coding sequence ATGTGGAGTGTAGGGATTGTAGGGACAGGGTCATATGTTCCTGAGAACATTTTAACGAATGTGGATTTAGAAAAAATTGTTGACACAAACGATGAATGGATCATAACTCGTACAGGGATCAAGGAACGTCATATAGCCCCAAAGGATATGCCTGTCTCGGAATTGTGCTACCAAGCTGGTTTGAGGGCTTTAGAGGATGCGCAGGTAGCTCCCGAAGAAATTGATCTCGTTCTTGTAGCGACGATAACACCGGATTACGCGTTTCCTGCGACTGCTTGTTTGGTTGCTGATCGCTTAGGGGCAAAAAATGCCGCTGCTTTTGATTTGGAAGCGGGATGCACTGGCTTTATTTATGGAGTGGCAACGGCCAGCCAGTTTGTGGCCACAGGAATGTATAAAAAGGTACTTGTTATTGGCGGGGAAACCTTGAGCAAAATTCTTAACTGGGAAGATCGTTCTACGTGCATTCTCTTCGGTGATGGTGCAGGAGCGGCGGTTTTACAACGAGTTGAAGAGGGATTTGGGCTTTTGAGCTTTGAATTAGGTTCAGACGGCTCAGGAGGTAAGTTGCTCAGCCAACCGGCGGGGGGTTCTAAATTGCCAGCAAGTCTAGAGACAATCGAGAAAAACTTACACACAGTTCAAATGGAGGGTAAGGAAGTCTATAAGTTCGCCGTTCGGATTATGGGTGAGGTTTCCGTGAATGTCCTCGAGAAAGCAGGTTTAACAAAGGACGATATCGATCTTTTAGTCCCACATCAGGCCAATATGCGAATTGTAGATGCTGCGGTCAAACGACTGGGAATTTCACCGGATAAAGTGGTCATTAATTTGGACAAGTATGGAAACATGTCGGCTGCGTCTATTCCAGTGGCCTTAGATGAAGCGGTTAAAGCGGGACGACTTGCCGAGGGAGATATTGTCGTTATGGTTGGATTTGGCACAGGTTTGACTTGGGGTGCTTGTGTTTTGAAATGGACGAAAGTAGGCATACAAGGATGA